Proteins from a genomic interval of Streptomyces sp. NBC_01445:
- a CDS encoding class I SAM-dependent DNA methyltransferase — protein sequence MEKAKIWDADVAKRYDTPGSGMFAPEVLGPTVSRLAELAGEGAALEFAIGTGRVAVPLAERGIPVTGIELSLPMVEQLRTKADEATIPVITGDMATTVVPGKYTVVYLVYNTISNLLTQAEQVECFRNAARHLEPGGRFVIELWVPELRKLPPGQTAMVCQADVGYIGLDTYDVLRQHVVSHHFRFDETTQAHLFRSPHRYIWPGELDLMAQLAGFELESRHADWAGGAFTAESPSHVSVYRIPQTS from the coding sequence ATGGAGAAGGCGAAAATCTGGGACGCGGATGTTGCCAAGCGCTACGACACACCGGGATCGGGCATGTTCGCGCCTGAGGTCCTGGGTCCGACCGTGAGCCGCCTCGCCGAGCTCGCAGGGGAGGGAGCCGCGCTTGAGTTCGCCATCGGGACCGGCCGCGTAGCCGTCCCGCTCGCCGAGCGAGGGATTCCTGTCACCGGCATCGAATTGTCATTGCCGATGGTGGAGCAACTGCGCACCAAGGCGGACGAAGCAACGATCCCGGTGATCACGGGTGACATGGCGACCACCGTCGTCCCGGGGAAGTACACCGTGGTCTATCTCGTCTACAACACGATCTCCAACCTGCTCACCCAGGCTGAGCAGGTCGAGTGCTTCCGCAATGCGGCCCGACACCTCGAGCCCGGTGGTCGGTTCGTGATCGAGCTCTGGGTACCTGAGCTGCGCAAGCTCCCGCCGGGCCAGACAGCTATGGTCTGCCAGGCCGATGTCGGCTACATCGGTCTGGACACCTATGACGTGCTGCGTCAGCACGTCGTGTCACACCACTTCCGGTTCGACGAGACCACGCAGGCTCATTTGTTCCGCAGCCCTCACCGCTACATCTGGCCGGGGGAACTCGACCTCATGGCCCAGCTGGCTGGATTCGAACTGGAAAGCAGGCATGCGGACTGGGCGGGCGGCGCCTTCACTGCAGAGTCGCCCTCTCATGTCTCCGTCTACCGAATTCCGCAAACGTCGTAG
- a CDS encoding NAD(P)-dependent alcohol dehydrogenase, whose translation MRATTGWLADGPSARLRRTPLERRDLRPDDLAVRIDYCGVCHTDLHALRAHDSKAEQPLVPGHEFTGVVTEIGPAVTRFSAGDGVAVGNIVDSCGECSMCQAGQENFCHAFPTLTYGGTDRHDGSTTLGGYSREYVVREQFAYPLPPGLDPAAVAPLLCAGVTVWEPLQALGVGPSSRVAVAGLGGLGHLAVKMAVALGATTSVVSRSPDKAEDARRLGAHGLIVSTDPEQMAKARDRFDVVIDTISAPHDLGPYLKLVALDGTLSHLGHLGPVTVETMDLLVGRKKLSSAGSGGRPATAAMLDFCAENGIGADIELLPSAQVNEALDRLRRNDVRYRFVLDMSDLS comes from the coding sequence GTGCGCGCAACGACCGGATGGCTGGCGGACGGCCCGTCCGCGAGGCTGCGACGAACGCCCCTGGAGCGTCGCGATCTCCGCCCCGATGATCTTGCGGTTCGGATCGACTACTGCGGCGTCTGCCACACCGACCTGCACGCGCTCCGCGCCCACGACAGCAAAGCGGAGCAACCCCTGGTCCCGGGGCACGAGTTCACGGGAGTGGTGACCGAGATCGGACCCGCGGTCACCCGCTTCTCGGCCGGCGACGGAGTCGCGGTCGGCAACATCGTCGACTCATGCGGCGAGTGCTCCATGTGCCAGGCCGGACAGGAGAACTTCTGTCACGCCTTCCCGACCCTGACCTACGGCGGCACCGACCGGCACGACGGATCGACCACCCTGGGCGGATACTCCCGCGAGTACGTCGTCCGGGAGCAGTTCGCCTACCCCCTTCCCCCAGGTCTGGACCCGGCCGCCGTCGCTCCCCTGCTCTGCGCCGGTGTCACCGTCTGGGAGCCCCTACAGGCTCTGGGCGTAGGCCCGAGCAGCCGCGTCGCCGTCGCCGGATTGGGAGGCCTGGGGCATCTCGCGGTCAAGATGGCCGTGGCCCTCGGCGCCACGACTTCGGTCGTCAGCCGCTCCCCGGACAAGGCCGAGGACGCCCGCCGTCTCGGCGCGCACGGGCTCATCGTCTCCACGGATCCGGAACAGATGGCCAAGGCCCGGGACAGGTTCGACGTCGTCATCGACACCATCTCCGCCCCGCACGACCTCGGCCCCTACCTGAAGCTGGTCGCGCTGGACGGCACCCTCAGCCACCTCGGGCACCTCGGACCGGTCACCGTGGAGACCATGGACCTCCTCGTGGGGCGCAAGAAACTCAGCTCCGCAGGCAGCGGCGGGCGTCCTGCGACCGCCGCCATGCTGGACTTCTGTGCGGAGAACGGCATCGGCGCCGACATCGAACTGCTCCCCTCGGCACAGGTGAACGAGGCCCTCGACCGCCTCCGCCGAAACGACGTCCGCTACCGCTTCGTACTCGACATGTCCGACCTGAGCTGA
- a CDS encoding TetR family transcriptional regulator yields the protein MADQPLTSRGAATYQRILDVATQEFAQHGIAGARIERIVSAARTNKAQLYTYFGNKEKLFDAIFFASLERITNVVPIDADDLADWAVRLYDEYLRRPDLIRLATWARLERRPVGHLVENHDHYDDRKLRAVAEAQAAGRVRQGDPFDVMAMVIAMSMAWSPVSNVYAATAQESPDLHEQRRALLHDCVRRAVAVD from the coding sequence ATGGCGGACCAGCCCCTGACCTCGCGCGGAGCCGCGACTTACCAGCGCATTCTTGATGTGGCGACCCAGGAATTCGCCCAGCACGGCATCGCCGGAGCCCGCATCGAGCGGATCGTGTCCGCTGCCCGCACCAACAAGGCTCAGCTCTACACCTACTTCGGCAACAAGGAAAAGCTCTTCGACGCGATCTTCTTCGCTTCCCTGGAGCGCATTACCAACGTCGTTCCGATCGACGCGGACGACCTTGCGGACTGGGCCGTGCGCCTCTACGACGAGTACCTCCGGCGCCCGGACCTCATCCGGCTGGCCACCTGGGCACGCCTGGAACGCCGGCCGGTCGGCCACCTCGTCGAGAACCACGACCATTACGACGACCGCAAGCTGCGCGCCGTCGCTGAAGCCCAAGCCGCCGGGCGGGTGCGTCAGGGCGACCCTTTCGATGTGATGGCCATGGTCATCGCCATGTCCATGGCCTGGTCGCCGGTGAGCAACGTCTACGCGGCGACCGCCCAGGAGTCACCCGACCTGCACGAACAGCGCCGTGCCCTTCTACACGATTGTGTCCGGCGCGCTGTCGCAGTGGATTGA
- a CDS encoding GlxA family transcriptional regulator, which produces MSPRRPAAPTIVIVAFDQVQLLDVTGPTEVFTTATATTGGAAYDVRIVSPDGADVRTSSGVRIGVDIDPDALPRRIDTVLVPGRSDWRAAVHDTELVAFTAQLARRARRVASVCAGAFLLAETGILDGRRAATHWRLAADLATAYPAVTVAHDPIYVRDGPVVTSAGVSAGIDLALALVEEDHGADTARDVARELVVFMARPGGQSQFSARLNPATGQHPAVRAAMDAAGADPRVASDLTVLAEVAGVSPRHLTRLFRADTGMTPGQYMESVRLEAARALLEGGGDPVEHIAQAAGFGSSESMRRAFQQTLGVAPTEYRARFRTTHTTKPTVTPA; this is translated from the coding sequence GTGAGCCCAAGAAGGCCGGCGGCGCCGACGATCGTGATCGTCGCCTTCGACCAGGTACAACTCCTCGACGTGACGGGGCCGACGGAAGTATTCACCACGGCGACCGCCACCACCGGCGGCGCCGCCTACGACGTGCGGATCGTCTCCCCCGACGGCGCCGACGTCCGCACCTCGTCAGGCGTGCGGATCGGCGTCGACATCGACCCGGACGCGCTGCCACGCCGCATCGACACCGTCCTGGTCCCCGGACGCAGCGACTGGCGCGCCGCCGTACACGACACGGAACTCGTCGCCTTCACGGCCCAACTCGCCCGCCGCGCACGGCGGGTGGCGTCCGTCTGCGCAGGCGCCTTCCTCCTTGCCGAGACAGGCATCCTGGACGGCCGGCGAGCCGCCACCCACTGGCGGCTCGCCGCCGACCTCGCCACTGCCTACCCGGCCGTAACCGTCGCCCACGACCCCATCTACGTACGCGACGGTCCCGTCGTCACGTCGGCCGGGGTGAGCGCGGGGATCGATCTGGCGCTCGCCCTGGTCGAGGAGGACCACGGCGCCGACACCGCCCGCGATGTGGCCCGTGAGCTGGTGGTGTTCATGGCCCGCCCCGGCGGCCAGTCACAATTCAGCGCCCGCCTCAACCCCGCCACCGGGCAGCATCCCGCAGTACGCGCCGCCATGGACGCCGCCGGAGCCGACCCGCGGGTGGCGTCCGACCTCACGGTCCTGGCCGAGGTGGCCGGCGTGAGCCCCCGCCACCTCACGCGGCTGTTCCGGGCCGACACCGGAATGACCCCCGGCCAATACATGGAATCCGTACGCCTGGAGGCGGCCCGCGCCCTGCTCGAGGGTGGCGGCGACCCGGTCGAACACATCGCGCAGGCAGCAGGGTTCGGCTCATCGGAGAGCATGCGCCGGGCGTTCCAGCAGACGCTGGGGGTAGCGCCCACCGAATACCGTGCACGATTCCGCACCACCCACACCACCAAGCCCACGGTCACCCCAGCCTGA
- a CDS encoding HD domain-containing protein gives MNNDGAAVAGVPVPDTKLAREAEQLVRDTTSELIYHHSRRVFFFGALQGRKRDLSYDPELVYIGALFHDLGLSERFHGSGRRFEVDSADEAQRFLTARDVPPESVRRVWTAIALHTTPGVPQYMEPEVALVTAGVEYDVLGIGYDDLSAADRADIVALHPRPDFKHRILAAFTDGVAPKPDTTFGNVKADVLAHYVPGFERGDFVRTILDSKWEQ, from the coding sequence ATGAACAACGACGGTGCTGCAGTGGCGGGTGTGCCCGTGCCCGACACGAAGCTCGCGCGCGAGGCGGAGCAGCTTGTACGGGACACGACGAGCGAACTGATCTACCACCACTCGAGGCGGGTGTTCTTCTTCGGGGCGCTCCAGGGCCGCAAGCGCGACCTCTCCTACGATCCCGAACTCGTCTACATCGGCGCCCTGTTCCACGATCTGGGGCTGTCCGAACGCTTCCACGGCAGCGGCCGCCGCTTCGAAGTCGACAGCGCCGACGAAGCCCAGCGCTTCCTGACCGCGCGCGACGTTCCGCCGGAGAGTGTGCGCCGCGTATGGACGGCGATCGCCCTGCACACCACGCCGGGAGTGCCCCAGTACATGGAGCCGGAGGTCGCGCTGGTGACCGCAGGCGTCGAGTACGACGTGCTCGGCATCGGCTACGACGACCTGTCCGCGGCCGACCGCGCGGACATCGTCGCCCTGCATCCGCGGCCCGACTTCAAACACCGCATCCTCGCGGCCTTCACCGACGGTGTCGCCCCGAAGCCGGACACCACCTTCGGCAACGTGAAGGCCGACGTTCTCGCCCACTACGTGCCCGGCTTCGAGCGCGGCGACTTCGTGCGGACGATCCTCGACTCGAAGTGGGAGCAGTGA
- a CDS encoding YceI family protein: MGIFSRRQSTTIEPTPAAGPRTPFPDDTAGATLDPALRALTGQWTIDRPHSRIGFSVRHAMVTTVRGAFADYDSTLYFDGARPSQSRAEITIRVASVDTGVEQRDAHLIGTDFFDARRHPEMTFRSTSTTHEGKETFRMTGDLTIRGVTRPVELQLDYLGSVLDPFGYERAGFDATTTIDRTQWGLVYNQRLEAGGTMVSEKVRLQFDISAIRSTPIA, translated from the coding sequence ATGGGTATCTTCAGCCGTCGCCAGAGCACGACCATCGAGCCGACGCCTGCCGCCGGCCCCCGTACGCCCTTCCCCGACGACACCGCCGGCGCCACGCTCGACCCCGCCCTTCGCGCACTCACCGGGCAATGGACCATCGACCGCCCCCACAGCCGCATCGGCTTCTCCGTACGCCACGCCATGGTCACCACCGTCCGCGGCGCCTTCGCCGACTACGACAGCACCCTGTACTTCGACGGAGCCCGCCCCTCCCAGTCCCGGGCCGAGATCACCATCCGGGTCGCCAGCGTCGACACCGGCGTCGAACAACGCGACGCCCACCTCATCGGCACCGACTTCTTCGACGCCCGCCGCCACCCGGAGATGACCTTCCGCAGCACCTCCACCACCCACGAAGGCAAAGAGACCTTCCGCATGACGGGCGACCTGACCATCCGCGGCGTCACCCGGCCCGTCGAACTCCAACTCGACTACCTCGGCTCCGTCCTCGACCCCTTCGGCTACGAGCGGGCCGGCTTCGACGCCACCACCACCATCGACCGCACCCAATGGGGCCTCGTCTACAACCAACGCCTCGAAGCAGGCGGCACCATGGTCAGCGAAAAAGTCCGCCTGCAGTTCGACATCTCCGCCATCCGCTCCACACCCATCGCCTAG
- a CDS encoding 2-phosphosulfolactate phosphatase produces MDAHFLGISELVEAPSVAVVVDVMRAFTVAAWAFAQGAEKIVLAESLEEALALKARHPDWATLKDGPLAPGFDAVNSPGLLRSMDLGGRTVVQKTTAGTVGALAVKEASLVLCASFVVAEATARLLRIRERDSVTFVVTGEDGQADEDLACAQYIARRATEAGTDAAEFLRRAGESRAAAELAEGVRQGVHPDDVALCLELDRFPFAMVATLEDSLMILRPCTVPSLTDEASA; encoded by the coding sequence ATGGACGCTCATTTCCTTGGCATCTCCGAGCTGGTCGAAGCCCCGTCCGTGGCCGTCGTGGTCGACGTCATGCGCGCTTTCACGGTGGCCGCCTGGGCCTTTGCCCAGGGAGCGGAAAAGATCGTCCTCGCTGAGTCGCTGGAGGAAGCCCTGGCGCTCAAGGCTCGCCACCCGGATTGGGCGACGCTCAAAGACGGTCCGCTCGCGCCCGGGTTCGACGCCGTCAACTCGCCGGGCCTGCTGCGGTCTATGGACCTCGGCGGACGGACCGTTGTGCAGAAAACCACGGCAGGAACCGTCGGCGCCCTTGCGGTCAAGGAGGCGTCGCTGGTGCTGTGCGCCAGCTTCGTGGTGGCGGAGGCAACGGCTCGGCTCTTGCGGATACGCGAGCGTGACAGCGTCACGTTTGTGGTCACTGGCGAGGATGGGCAGGCCGATGAAGATCTGGCGTGCGCTCAGTACATCGCTCGGAGGGCCACCGAGGCTGGGACGGATGCAGCTGAGTTCCTCCGCCGCGCCGGCGAGTCGCGCGCTGCCGCGGAGCTGGCGGAGGGCGTGCGCCAGGGAGTCCATCCTGATGACGTCGCACTCTGCCTCGAGCTCGACCGGTTCCCCTTTGCCATGGTGGCGACCTTGGAAGACTCGCTCATGATCCTCCGTCCGTGCACGGTGCCGTCGCTGACCGACGAGGCTTCGGCCTGA
- a CDS encoding amidase, producing the protein MEWNSQSAEKIAAALRAGEVTSAELTDEAITRIERDDKAINAICVPDFDRARAAARGADQARARGEDRPLLGIPVTVKESYNIAGLPTTWGMPPHRDYMPAEDAVQVSRLKSAGAVVLGKTNVPLGLQDVQSFNEIHGTTNNPWDHSRTSGGSSGGSAAALAAGFGALSIGSDLAGSLRTPAHFCGVYAHKPTLGLASPRGMVAPHVPALPADLDLAVVGPMARTARDLTLLLDVMAGPDPLTLGVAHDLALPPARHERLCDFRVLVLDNHPLIPTGTAVRAGVNRVADALVDGGARVEWHSPLLPDLTEAALLYTQLLFSSSVARFPVEAYEQLRTRAAGLSADDQSLEAARLRAMVLSHRDWIEANSRRELHRHGWRQLFAEFDAVVCPITPTPAFPHDHNPDPRERRIDIDGVEYPYFDQLVWAGLPTMPGLPATAVPAGRSPEGLPVGVQLVGPMYEDRTPLRLAELLEQQIGGFQAPA; encoded by the coding sequence ATGGAGTGGAATTCTCAGTCAGCCGAAAAAATTGCGGCTGCCTTGCGTGCCGGTGAAGTGACATCGGCGGAACTGACCGACGAGGCGATCACCCGTATTGAGCGGGACGACAAGGCGATCAATGCGATCTGTGTGCCGGACTTCGACCGTGCACGGGCCGCCGCGCGCGGTGCCGACCAGGCGCGCGCCCGCGGTGAGGACCGGCCGCTGCTCGGCATTCCGGTGACGGTCAAAGAGTCCTACAACATCGCCGGGCTGCCCACGACTTGGGGCATGCCGCCACACCGGGACTACATGCCGGCCGAGGACGCGGTGCAGGTGTCGCGGCTCAAGTCCGCAGGTGCGGTGGTGCTCGGAAAGACCAACGTGCCCTTGGGACTGCAAGATGTGCAGAGCTTCAACGAGATCCACGGCACCACCAACAACCCGTGGGATCACAGTCGCACGTCGGGTGGATCCTCCGGGGGATCAGCGGCAGCCCTCGCTGCCGGATTCGGCGCGCTGTCCATCGGCTCCGACCTCGCCGGCTCGTTGCGCACCCCCGCACATTTCTGCGGTGTCTACGCACACAAGCCGACACTCGGGCTGGCGTCGCCCCGGGGTATGGTCGCGCCGCACGTCCCGGCCCTGCCGGCCGACCTCGACCTCGCCGTCGTCGGCCCGATGGCACGCACTGCACGCGACCTCACGCTCCTGCTCGACGTCATGGCCGGACCGGACCCGCTGACGCTCGGTGTGGCGCACGACTTGGCCCTGCCGCCCGCGCGCCACGAACGGCTCTGCGACTTCCGGGTCCTGGTCCTCGACAATCATCCACTCATTCCGACCGGGACGGCCGTGCGGGCGGGCGTGAACCGGGTGGCCGACGCCCTTGTCGACGGCGGCGCCCGCGTCGAATGGCACAGTCCGCTGCTTCCCGATCTGACCGAAGCCGCGCTGCTCTACACGCAGTTGCTGTTCTCGAGCTCCGTTGCACGGTTTCCCGTCGAAGCGTACGAGCAGCTGCGGACCCGCGCCGCCGGACTGAGCGCAGACGACCAGAGTCTTGAAGCGGCGCGGCTGCGCGCCATGGTGCTCAGCCACCGTGACTGGATCGAGGCGAACAGCCGTCGCGAGCTCCACCGCCACGGCTGGCGGCAGCTCTTCGCCGAGTTCGACGCCGTGGTGTGTCCCATCACGCCGACTCCCGCGTTCCCGCACGATCACAACCCCGATCCGAGAGAGCGCCGGATCGACATCGACGGCGTCGAGTACCCGTACTTCGACCAGCTCGTCTGGGCCGGTCTGCCCACCATGCCCGGTCTACCCGCCACCGCCGTACCAGCGGGCCGGTCTCCCGAGGGCCTGCCGGTGGGAGTGCAGCTCGTCGGTCCGATGTACGAGGACCGCACCCCGCTGCGACTGGCCGAACTGCTCGAGCAGCAGATCGGCGGCTTCCAGGCACCGGCGTAG
- a CDS encoding winged helix-turn-helix transcriptional regulator → MAMAPRSGPYICGIDAALDVVSGKWKGLILWELDAHRVRRFAALRRGLPGVSEKMLTQHLREMEADGLVHRQVYAEVPPRVEYSLTEHGRTLNQALGPLGAWGAERIRREGSATVDVAETSKD, encoded by the coding sequence ATGGCCATGGCGCCGAGGAGCGGGCCTTACATCTGCGGCATCGACGCCGCGCTCGACGTGGTCAGCGGCAAATGGAAGGGACTGATCCTCTGGGAACTCGATGCCCATCGCGTACGCCGCTTCGCCGCGCTCCGTCGCGGTCTGCCGGGAGTGAGCGAGAAGATGCTGACGCAGCATCTGCGTGAGATGGAGGCAGACGGACTCGTGCACAGGCAGGTCTATGCCGAGGTGCCGCCGCGGGTGGAGTACTCCCTGACCGAGCACGGGCGCACGCTCAATCAAGCGCTCGGTCCGCTCGGCGCCTGGGGGGCTGAGCGGATACGTCGCGAAGGCTCCGCAACGGTCGACGTAGCCGAGACCTCAAAGGACTGA
- a CDS encoding NAD(P)-dependent oxidoreductase, which produces MNEQNRTTRQNSTVTVIGLGPMGQAMTRTLLTAGHPVTVWNRTVSRADGVVSDGATLAATPSEAVEASDVVILSLTDYQAMYDILDGATESLAGRTLVNLSSDTPDRTREAATWAAGHGAAFLAGGVMVPAPMVGTEAAHVYYSGRDEAMERHLTTLTLLGTPKHLGEDPGLAQMMYQAQLAVFLTTLSGLMHATAMLGTAGMKAKEALPELLSSADSIGDILRAGEETPGTALDAGEHPGDLSTVTMMGATSDHIVETSTSLGLDLALPLAVQAHYRRAIRDGHGGDNWTRIIDSIRGPR; this is translated from the coding sequence GTGAACGAACAGAACCGCACCACCAGGCAGAACAGCACTGTCACCGTGATCGGGCTTGGCCCGATGGGCCAGGCGATGACACGCACCCTCCTTACTGCCGGCCACCCGGTCACCGTCTGGAACCGCACCGTCAGTCGGGCCGACGGTGTCGTGAGCGACGGAGCAACGCTCGCGGCGACGCCCAGCGAGGCGGTCGAAGCGAGTGACGTCGTGATCCTCAGCCTCACCGACTACCAGGCGATGTACGACATCCTCGACGGCGCCACCGAATCGCTCGCCGGCCGGACGCTGGTCAACCTGAGCTCTGACACTCCCGACCGCACACGCGAGGCAGCGACCTGGGCAGCGGGCCACGGAGCCGCCTTCCTCGCCGGAGGTGTCATGGTCCCCGCGCCGATGGTCGGTACGGAGGCTGCCCATGTCTACTACAGCGGCCGCGACGAGGCCATGGAGAGACACCTGACCACGTTGACACTGCTCGGAACGCCAAAGCACCTGGGGGAGGATCCGGGCCTCGCGCAGATGATGTATCAAGCCCAACTCGCGGTGTTCCTCACCACCTTGTCCGGCCTGATGCACGCCACCGCGATGCTGGGCACCGCAGGAATGAAGGCCAAGGAAGCACTGCCGGAGTTGCTCTCCTCCGCCGACTCGATCGGCGACATCCTGAGGGCCGGTGAAGAGACCCCCGGCACCGCGCTTGATGCTGGAGAGCATCCCGGCGACCTCAGCACGGTCACCATGATGGGTGCGACGTCCGACCACATCGTCGAGACCAGCACGTCACTCGGCCTCGACCTCGCACTCCCTCTGGCCGTGCAGGCCCACTATCGGCGCGCGATCAGGGACGGACATGGCGGCGACAACTGGACTCGCATCATCGACAGCATCCGCGGACCACGATGA
- a CDS encoding TetR/AcrR family transcriptional regulator: MNPSEPQDPQPAARGSAVVRGGRASSDRSGAVGHGRPANQGRRVAARNRSALIAAAREVFAEQGLNAPLSAVARRAGVGQGSLYRHFADRFALASAVLDENVQQIERAGAEPGASLKGVLGVVTWHLTRSTAFVDLLRVGGDGEQARALAERVRTVLARCLPAGHRLSADDVMLAVAMVSGAVSGPTPAERERVALAAWGLLGVEVGPLRPCEAVVDV, from the coding sequence ATGAACCCCAGCGAGCCCCAGGACCCGCAGCCGGCCGCGCGGGGCTCGGCCGTGGTGCGGGGCGGCCGCGCGAGCTCCGATCGCAGCGGCGCTGTCGGCCACGGCCGCCCGGCCAACCAGGGGCGGCGGGTCGCGGCTCGCAACCGTTCCGCTCTCATCGCCGCCGCCCGCGAGGTTTTCGCCGAGCAGGGCCTGAACGCCCCGCTGTCCGCCGTCGCGCGCCGCGCGGGGGTGGGGCAGGGCAGTCTCTACCGGCACTTCGCCGACCGCTTCGCGCTGGCCTCCGCCGTCCTGGACGAGAACGTCCAGCAGATCGAGCGGGCCGGCGCCGAGCCGGGCGCGAGCCTCAAGGGCGTTCTGGGCGTGGTCACTTGGCACCTGACCCGCTCGACGGCATTCGTCGACCTGCTGCGCGTGGGCGGGGACGGCGAGCAGGCCCGCGCGCTGGCCGAGCGCGTCCGCACTGTCCTGGCCCGGTGCCTGCCCGCCGGGCATCGCCTGTCGGCCGACGACGTCATGCTCGCCGTCGCGATGGTCTCCGGCGCCGTCAGCGGCCCCACCCCGGCGGAACGAGAGCGCGTCGCCCTTGCGGCTTGGGGACTGCTCGGCGTCGAGGTCGGGCCATTGCGCCCTTGCGAGGCGGTCGTGGACGTGTGA
- a CDS encoding SDR family NAD(P)-dependent oxidoreductase, with the protein MSNLTPASPLRDWLADHAAGQVLRGLLASQGQSEQALAPALGLPLEQLVKVSGGKFPPELVGALVTAAETGRVPEGLPTAPPAGTAVTVEPGLGVEIAAPEPWTEQITHGRFSGQTVVVTGAASGIGKAVASRIVREGGRVIAVDVSADGLAALTADLGEAVAPVTTDITSPTSADAVLAAAGGRVDALANVAGVMDDDAAVHEVDDTIWDRVMRINVEGPMRLMRAVVPGMLAAGGGRIVNIVSEAALRGSAAGAAYTTSKHALVGLTKSSAYQYAGTGVQVNAVAPGAVATGIHVPAAAPYGSSRTAKMRVAIPGLAVAEELAASITFLLSKDAVNINGAILPSDGGWSAA; encoded by the coding sequence ATGTCGAATCTCACCCCCGCTTCCCCTCTGCGCGACTGGCTGGCGGATCACGCCGCCGGACAGGTCCTGCGAGGTCTGCTGGCCTCCCAGGGGCAGAGCGAGCAGGCCTTGGCCCCCGCCCTCGGCCTTCCGCTGGAGCAGCTTGTGAAGGTGTCCGGCGGGAAGTTCCCGCCGGAGCTCGTGGGCGCGCTGGTCACCGCCGCTGAGACCGGCCGGGTCCCCGAAGGCCTGCCCACCGCCCCTCCGGCCGGCACCGCAGTGACCGTTGAACCCGGCCTGGGCGTCGAGATCGCAGCCCCCGAGCCGTGGACCGAGCAGATCACGCACGGTCGCTTCAGCGGCCAGACCGTCGTCGTCACCGGTGCCGCCTCCGGCATAGGCAAGGCCGTCGCGTCGCGCATCGTGCGCGAGGGCGGCCGCGTGATCGCCGTCGACGTCTCCGCCGACGGCCTCGCGGCCCTGACCGCCGATCTGGGCGAGGCGGTCGCGCCGGTCACCACCGACATCACCTCGCCCACGTCCGCCGACGCCGTCCTGGCCGCCGCCGGCGGTCGCGTGGACGCGCTGGCGAACGTCGCGGGCGTGATGGACGACGACGCCGCCGTGCACGAGGTCGACGACACGATCTGGGATCGCGTCATGCGCATCAACGTCGAGGGACCCATGCGCCTGATGCGCGCCGTCGTGCCCGGCATGCTCGCCGCCGGCGGCGGCCGGATCGTCAACATCGTGTCCGAAGCCGCCCTGCGCGGCTCGGCGGCCGGTGCCGCCTACACCACCTCCAAGCACGCGCTGGTGGGCCTGACGAAATCGTCGGCCTACCAGTACGCGGGCACCGGCGTGCAGGTCAACGCCGTCGCACCGGGCGCGGTGGCCACCGGAATCCACGTCCCCGCCGCCGCCCCGTACGGCTCGTCCCGGACCGCGAAGATGCGCGTCGCGATCCCCGGCCTGGCCGTGGCCGAGGAGCTGGCCGCCTCGATCACCTTCCTGCTCAGCAAGGACGCGGTGAACATCAACGGCGCGATCCTGCCCTCCGACGGCGGCTGGTCGGCCGCCTGA